Proteins encoded in a region of the Microbacterium neungamense genome:
- the rplC gene encoding 50S ribosomal protein L3, with translation MADINAKISKGMLGTKLGMTQVWNENGKLVPVTVIELAPNVVTQIRTPEKDGYNAVQIAYGQIDPRKVTKPLTAHFEAAGVTPRRHVTEIRTADAADYSLGQELTVDGLFEAGQLVDVVGTSKGKGTAGVMKRHNFKGVSASHGAHRNHRKPGSIGASATPSRVFKGMRMAGRMGGERVTVLNLTVHAIDAEKGLMLVKGAVPGARGRIVYVRNAVKGA, from the coding sequence ATGGCTGACATCAACGCAAAGATTTCCAAGGGCATGCTCGGCACCAAGCTCGGCATGACGCAGGTGTGGAACGAGAACGGAAAGCTCGTCCCGGTCACCGTCATCGAGCTGGCGCCGAACGTCGTCACCCAGATCCGCACCCCTGAGAAGGACGGCTACAACGCCGTGCAGATCGCCTACGGCCAGATCGACCCGCGCAAGGTCACCAAGCCGCTGACCGCGCACTTCGAGGCCGCCGGCGTCACGCCGCGTCGTCACGTCACCGAGATCCGCACCGCGGATGCTGCTGACTACTCACTCGGTCAGGAGCTCACCGTGGACGGCCTGTTCGAGGCCGGCCAGCTGGTCGACGTCGTCGGCACCAGCAAGGGCAAGGGCACCGCCGGTGTCATGAAGCGCCACAACTTCAAGGGCGTCTCCGCCTCGCACGGTGCGCACCGCAACCACCGCAAGCCCGGCTCGATCGGCGCCTCGGCGACCCCGAGCCGCGTCTTCAAGGGCATGCGCATGGCCGGCCGCATGGGCGGCGAGCGCGTGACCGTCCTCAACCTCACGGTGCACGCCATCGACGCCGAGAAGGGACTCATGCTCGTCAAGGGCGCCGTCCCCGGCGCGCGCGGCCGCATCGTCTACGTCCGCAACGCAGTGAAGGGTGCCTGA
- the rpsJ gene encoding 30S ribosomal protein S10 — MAGQKIRIRLKSYDHEVIDTSARKIVDTVTRAGATVVGPVPLPTEKNVVCVIRSPHKYKDSREHFEMRTHKRLIDIVDPTPKAVDSLMRLDLPADVNIEIKL, encoded by the coding sequence ATGGCGGGACAGAAGATCCGCATTCGCCTGAAGTCGTATGACCACGAGGTCATCGACACGTCGGCGCGCAAGATCGTCGACACCGTGACCCGTGCGGGCGCGACTGTCGTCGGCCCCGTGCCGCTTCCGACCGAGAAGAACGTCGTGTGCGTCATCCGGTCGCCCCACAAGTACAAGGACAGCCGCGAGCACTTCGAGATGCGCACCCACAAGCGTCTGATCGACATCGTCGACCCGACGCCCAAGGCCGTCGACTCGCTGATGCGCCTTGACCTTCCGGCCGACGTCAACATCGAGATCAAGCTCTGA
- the rplD gene encoding 50S ribosomal protein L4, with product MADSTLALDVIAVDGKKAGSVELPAAIFDVKTNVPLIHQVVVAQLAAARQGTHSTKRRGEVSGAGRKPFKQKGTGNARQGSIRAPHMTGGGIVHGPKPRDYSQRTPKKMIAAALLGALSDRFRGERLHAVEAFVAGETPSTKSAAGLLAGVAPSKNVLVVTERNDELTVKSVRNLPNVHVLSYDQLNAYDVLVSDDIVFTKAALEGFIASKTGATEEVSA from the coding sequence ATGGCCGACTCGACTCTCGCGCTCGACGTCATCGCGGTCGACGGCAAGAAGGCCGGCTCTGTCGAGCTGCCCGCCGCGATCTTCGACGTCAAGACCAACGTCCCGCTGATCCACCAGGTCGTCGTCGCGCAGCTCGCCGCGGCGCGCCAGGGCACCCACTCGACCAAGCGTCGCGGTGAGGTCTCCGGCGCCGGCCGCAAGCCCTTCAAGCAGAAGGGCACGGGCAACGCCCGTCAGGGCTCGATCCGCGCGCCGCACATGACCGGCGGTGGCATCGTGCACGGCCCGAAGCCGCGCGACTACTCGCAGCGCACCCCCAAGAAGATGATCGCCGCCGCCCTCCTGGGCGCGCTCAGCGACCGCTTCCGCGGTGAGCGCCTGCACGCCGTCGAGGCGTTCGTCGCCGGCGAGACCCCTTCGACGAAGTCCGCCGCGGGCCTGCTGGCCGGTGTCGCCCCGTCGAAGAACGTCCTCGTGGTGACCGAGCGCAACGACGAGCTGACCGTGAAGAGCGTCCGGAACCTTCCGAACGTCCACGTGCTCAGCTACGACCAGCTGAACGCCTACGACGTGCTCGTCTCCGACGACATCGTCTTCACCAAGGCCGCTCTCGAGGGCTTCATCGCCTCGAAGACCGGCGCAACCGAGGAGGTCTCGGCATGA